From Pogoniulus pusillus isolate bPogPus1 chromosome 17, bPogPus1.pri, whole genome shotgun sequence, the proteins below share one genomic window:
- the FURIN gene encoding furin: MDLRPCSLLLLCTLVVALALLAQEVLAQRIYTNTWAVLVPAGPREADRLARKHGFLNLGQIFGDYYHFRHHGVVKRSLSPHQPWHSRLAREPQVRWLEQQVAKRRTKRDVFIEPTDPKFPQQWYLYNTNQRDLNVRQAWEQGYTGKGIVVSILDDGIEKNHPDLEGNYDPGASFDVNDQDPDPQPRYTQMNDNRHGTRCAGEVAAVANNGICGVGVAYNARIGGVRMLDGEVTDAVEAHSLGLNPNHIHIYSASWGPEDDGKTVDGPARLAEEAFFRGVSQGRGGLGSIFVWASGNGGREHDSCNCDGYTNSIYTLSISSTTQYGNVPWYSEACSSTLATTYSSGNQNEKQIVTTDLRQKCTESHTGTSASAPLAAGIIALALEANKNLTWRDMQHLVVQTSKPAHLNANDWVTNGVGRKVSHSYGYGLLDAGAMVNLAKNWTTVGPQRKCVIDILTEPKDIGKRLEVRRKVDACLGKSNYISRLEHAQARLTLSYNRRGDLAIHLVSPMGTRSTLLAARPHDFSADGFNDWAFMTTHSWDEDPSGEWVLEIENTSDANNYGTLTKFTLVLYGTATDSPSLSNQLESSGCKTLTPSQTCVVCEEGYYLHQKSCLKRCPPGFAPGIQSTHYELENSVEPITPHLCLPCHPSCATCAGPGPNQCLTCPAHSHFSSLDLSCSHQTQSSRASPALTDGEGLSEAPASANLPVLIASLSCVLIVVIFVTIFLVLQARSGFSLRGVKVYALDSGIISYKGLPSDIWQEEGPSESDGEEYEPHNERTAFIRDQSAL, translated from the exons ATCTTCGGTGACTATTACCACTTCCGGCACCATGGCGTGGTGAAGCGCTCCCTCTCGCCacaccagccctggcacagccgcTTGGCCAGGGAACCACAG GTGCggtggctggagcagcaggtagCGAAGCGAAGgaccaagagagatgttttcaTAGAGCCCACGGACCCCAAGTTCCCACAGCAGTGGTACCTG TACAACACAAACCAGAGGGACCTGAATGTGCGCCAGGCCTGGGAGCAGGGCTACACAGGCAAGGGCATCGTGGTTTCCATCCTGGATGATGGCATTGAGAAGAATCACCCTGACCTGGAGGGTAACTAT GATCCGGGGGCGAGCTTTGACGTCAACGACCAGGACCCAGACCCACAACCCCGCTACACACAGATGAATGACAACAG ACATGGCACGCGCTGTGCCGgggaggtggctgctgtggcaaACAACGGGATCTGCGGTGTCGGCGTCGCTTATAACGCCAGGATTGGAG GCGTGCGCATGCTGGATGGGGAGGTGACTGACGCTGTGGAGGCCCATTCCCTGGGCCTCAACCCCAACCACATCCACATCTACAGTGCCAGCTGGGGCCCCGAGGACGATGGCAAGACTGTGGATGGCCCAGCCCGGCTGGCAGAGGAGGCTTTCTTCCGGGGAGTCAGCCAG GGCCGAGGAGGGCTGGGCTCCATCTTCGTCTGGGCATCTGGGAATGGAGGCCGTGAGCACGACAGCTGCAACTGTGACGGTTACACCAACAGCATCTACACCCTGTCCATTAGCAGCACCACGCAGTACGGCAACGTGCCCTGGTACAGCGAGGCCTGCTCCTCCACCCTTGCCACCACCTACAGCAGCGGCAACCAGAACGAGAAGCAGATA GTGACAACTGACCTCAGACAGAAGTGCACTGAGTCGCATACAGGGACGTCAGCCTCTGCGCCTCTGGCTGCTGGCATCATCGCCCTTGCCCTGGAAGCCAA CAAGAACCTGACGTGGCGAGACATGCAGCACTTGGTGGTGCAGACATCGAAGCCAGCTCACCTCAACGCCAATGACTGGGTCACCAACGGTGTCGGCCGCAAAG TCAGCCATTCCTACGGCTATGGCCTGCTGGATGCTGGTGCCATGGTGAACCTGGCTAAGAACTGGACCACGGTGGGACCTCAGAGGAAGTGCGTCATTGACATCCTGACGGAGCCAAA GGACATCGGGAAGCGCCTGGAGGTGCGGCGGAAGGTGGATGCATGCCTGGGGAAGTCCAACTACATCAGCCGGCTGGAGCATGCACAGGCCCGCCTGACGCTGTCCTACAACCGGCGTGGGGACCTGGCCATCCACCTGGTCAGCCCCATGGGCACCCGCTCTACCCTTCTGGCTGCCAG gccTCACGACTTCTCGGCTGATGGCTTCAATGACTGGGCCTTCATGACGACACACTCGTGGGATGAGGACCCCTCTGGAGAGTGGGTGCTGGAGATCGAGAACACCAGCGATGCCAACAACTACG GCACACTGACCAAGTTCACCCTCGTGCTGTATGGGACAGCCACAGattcccccagcctctccaacCAGCTAGAGAGCAGCGGCTGCAAGACCCTCACCCCCAGCCAGACCTGTGTGG TCTGTGAGGAGGGCTACTACCTGCACCAGAAGAGCTGCCTGAAGCGCTGCCCGCCCGGCTTTGCACCTGGGATCCAGAGCACGCACTATGAGCTGGAGAACAGTGTGGAGCCCATCACACcccacctctgcctgccctgccacccatcctgtgccacctgtgccggGCCTGGCCCCAACCAGTGCCTGACCTGCCCTGCGCACTCCCACTTCAGCAGCCTGGACCTCTCCTGCTCCCACCAGACACAGAGCAGCCGTGCATCCCCTGCCCTCACAGATGGTGAGGGGCTGTCTGAGGCCCCTGCTTCAGCCAACTTGCCTGTCCTCATTGCCAGCCTCAGCTGTGTCCTCATCGTAGTCATCTTTGTCACCATATTCCTGGTGCTGCAGGCACGCTCTGGCTTCAGCCTGCGGGGCGTAAAGGTCTACGCCCTGGACAGCGGAATCATCTCCTACAAGGGGCTCCCCTCTGACATCTGGCAGGAGGAGGGCCCCTCAGAGTCGGACGGTGAGGAGTATGAGCCCCACAACGAGAGGACTGCCTTTATCAGAGACCAAAGTGCCCTTTGA